A region of Fimbriimonadaceae bacterium DNA encodes the following proteins:
- a CDS encoding Ribonuclease, translated as MPQSIGFHGAAETVTGSRHLLNLNGKLVLVDCGLFQGSRELRQRNWEPFPVNPSDIDAVVITHAHTDHIGYLPRLVSHGYRGPIYATRATIALCRVSLPDSARLQEEEARHANKHGYSRHSPALPLYTEEQAYASLKLFRPLHYFEFHDLPGKATFRFLPAGHILGAGFAEIYFEDGQRILMGADLGRWDMPIIKDPTLVDFAEYLVIESTYGDRRHSEEDPEAVLEALFHEAMDNGSVVLVPSFAIGRTQELLFYISRLEDADRIPRMPIFVDSPMATSTSLITMEHQEDHDHDMKILLDEGKSPIHPKHLEFVRDRNQSKALNSRTGPMVIISGSGMANGGRIVHHLKQRLDDPTTIVLFTGYQAEGTLGRSMIEGAPEVEIHGQRVTVRASVRQMTSLSAHADYEEMLTWLGHFKAAPKRTFIVHGDPPAQESLHRKIVERFGWEVTIPKYHQQFDLP; from the coding sequence ATGCCGCAAAGCATCGGCTTTCATGGCGCCGCCGAGACCGTCACCGGTTCGCGCCATCTGCTCAACCTAAACGGAAAGCTCGTCTTGGTCGACTGCGGCCTCTTTCAAGGGAGTCGCGAACTCCGGCAGCGGAATTGGGAGCCGTTTCCGGTTAACCCATCGGACATCGATGCCGTTGTCATCACCCACGCCCACACCGACCACATCGGCTATTTGCCCCGACTGGTTTCGCATGGGTATCGTGGCCCGATCTACGCGACGCGTGCCACGATTGCGCTGTGCCGAGTCTCGCTTCCCGATTCCGCCCGGCTCCAAGAAGAAGAGGCGAGGCACGCCAACAAGCACGGCTACTCGCGCCACAGTCCTGCTCTGCCGCTTTACACCGAAGAGCAAGCCTACGCTTCCCTGAAACTCTTCCGGCCCCTGCATTACTTCGAGTTTCATGACCTGCCCGGTAAGGCGACCTTTCGGTTCTTGCCGGCGGGGCACATTCTCGGCGCGGGTTTCGCGGAAATCTACTTTGAAGACGGTCAGCGCATCCTTATGGGGGCCGATTTGGGCCGCTGGGATATGCCAATCATCAAGGACCCAACCCTGGTCGACTTTGCTGAATACCTCGTCATCGAGAGCACCTATGGGGATCGGCGGCACAGCGAGGAGGATCCCGAAGCCGTGCTCGAGGCGCTCTTCCATGAGGCGATGGACAACGGATCGGTGGTGCTCGTCCCAAGCTTTGCGATCGGACGGACCCAAGAGCTTCTGTTCTACATCTCCCGGCTTGAGGATGCCGATAGAATCCCGCGCATGCCCATCTTCGTCGACAGCCCGATGGCCACATCGACTTCGCTCATCACGATGGAGCACCAGGAAGATCACGACCACGATATGAAGATCCTGCTGGACGAAGGGAAGTCGCCGATCCACCCGAAGCACCTGGAGTTTGTGCGGGACCGAAACCAGTCCAAGGCACTCAACTCACGAACCGGCCCCATGGTCATCATCAGCGGCAGTGGGATGGCGAATGGTGGCCGCATCGTTCACCACCTGAAGCAGCGACTCGACGATCCGACCACGATCGTTCTCTTCACCGGCTACCAAGCCGAAGGAACCCTGGGCAGGTCGATGATCGAAGGGGCACCCGAAGTCGAAATCCACGGCCAGCGTGTCACCGTACGCGCCAGCGTTCGCCAGATGACCAGCCTATCAGCCCATGCCGACTACGAGGAAATGCTCACCTGGCTGGGCCACTTCAAAGCCGCTCCTAAGCGAACGTTTATCGTCCACGGCGACCCGCCCGCCCAAGAATCTTTGCACCGGAAGATAGTCGAA